The DNA window CTGGTAAGTGACTCAATTTCTTTATTACAGGTATAGCACTTAAATCTAATGTGTTTCTTGTATATTTTTCAAAGGTTCTTACCCCTCGCTCACAAAGGATTACTTTTTCATTTCCCTCAGACATAATGTATTCAGCCGCCATTAATAATTCTTCAATAGTTGCAGACATGCCTCTCTTTAATAATATAGGCTTATCTGTTTTTCCAACCTCTTTTAATAAATCAAAGTTTTGCATATTTCTTGCACCAATCTGTATTACATCTACATCCTCTATAAATTTGTCAATGTAATCTGTTGTCATAAGCTCTGTAACAATTGGAAGCCCTGTCTTTTCTCTTGCTAGCTTCAATAATTCAAGCCCTTCTTCTCTTAGCCCTTGGAAGCTATATGGAGAGGTTCTTGGTTTAAATGCCCCTCCTCTTAGGAAAGTTGCTCCTGATGATTTTACCTGCTCTGCTATAGTTATGATTTGTTCTTCATTTTCTACGGAACAAGGACCTGCAATAACCGCTAACTTTTCTCCTCCAATACTACTATTTCCAATATTTATGATAGAATCTTCTGGATGAAAAAGTCTATTTACCTTTTTATACGGTTCTTGTACATGCATTACTTTTTCAACATATCTATTGGCCTTAATCAAATCTGGGTCAATCTTACTTGTATCTCCTACGAGTCCTAATATCTGTCTATTTTCTCCTATTGTTTCATACACTTCACAACCTAAGCTTTCCATCTTTCTTTTGATTTTTTCAATATCTTCTTGTGCTGTTTTTGGTCTAATTACGATTACCATTGTTATCCCTCCTATTTTTTGTAAAAAAAAGAAGACTCATCTAATGAGTCTTCTGCTTACCTATACTATAATTTTATAGTACAAACAATCTATACAGAAATACATATACTTTTAATATTCTCATTAGAAAAGGTTTTTATTATTTTTTTATAGAACAAATAGCTAGCGCTAAAATAAAAATAGCCCCAGATAAAGTAAAAACTAAAAAATTTATTTTGTTCTACATTTCCCTTTCTAATAAGTTTTTCCATTTTGTATTCCTCCAAAAATTTATTTTAAAATTGTTTATAGTTTGAAATTATATCAGAAAAAAATTAAATGTCAACAAAATACTGTATATTTTCCAATATTTTTGAATCATTCTTATTATTTTGTAAATTGTCATCTTCCCAATTTACGCTACACTATCGAATCTCTTTACCCACCAAATTTGCCATATCTCTTATAGATTTTACCAAAGATTTTAATTTTTTAGGCTTAATAGACTGTTGCCCATCACACAAAGCATTTGTAGGATCATTGTGTACCTCAATCATTAATCCATCAGCACCCACTGCTACAGCAGCCTTTGCCAATGGTTCTACCAACCACCATAGTCCTGCTGCATGACTAGGATCTACAATAACCGGTAAATGACTTAATTTTTTTATAATAGGAATTGCACTAATATCTAATGTATTTCTAGTATATTTTTCAAAGGTTCTTATCCCTCTTTCACAAAGAATGATTCTTTCATTTCCTTCAGACATAATATATTCAGCCGCCATTAATAATTCTTCAATGGTTGCAGACATACCTCTCTTTAATAAAATAGGCTTATTGGTCCTTCCTACTTCTTTTAGCAAATCAAAATTTTGCATATTTCTTGCACCTATTTGAATCACATCTACATCTTCAACAAACTTTTCGATCAAGTAAGGAGACATGAGTTCTGTTACAATAGGTAATCCAGTTTCTCTTCTTGCTGTTTTTAACAATTCTAATCCTTCGTCCATTAATCCTTGAAAGCTGTATGGAGATGTTCTTGGTTTATATGCACCTCCTCTTAAAAAAGATGCTCCTATTTCCTTTATTTCCTCTGCAATGCTTACAATTTGTTCCTCACTTTCTACTGAACAGGGACCTGCAATAATGGTAAAACCGTCTCCTCCAATTGTCTTGTCATTTACTGATATAAGCGTATCTTCAGGATGAAAAAGTCTATTTGCTTTCTTATAGGGTTCCTGAACAAATATTAATTTTTCTACATTTCTATTTGCTTGAATTTGATTTGGATCAATTTTACTGGTATCTCCTACCAACCCTAATAAATGATAATTTTGCCCCTTTGATTCGTGAATTTCACATCCTAAACTTTTCATCTTTCTTTTGATTTTTTCAATTTCACTTTGTGATGTTTTGGGTCTCATTACAATAATCATATTCTTATACCTCCTAAATTTTAATAAAAAATTCGCAATTTTAAAGTTTTATAATTTCCTATAATATAAAAAGAAGACTCATCTAATGAGCCTTCTTTTTATAAAAATATAGGATCGTTTTATAGTCATAACCCTATTTTATACAGAAATACAAAAATTTATAATTCTCTCATTAGAAAAGGAATCTTTTATTTTTTTATAGAACAAATAACCAGCACCATAATAATAGTCCCAGGTAAAGTAAAAACTAAAATAATTAAATTGTTCTACATTTCCCTTTCCAATAAGTTTTTCCATTCCCTTTTCCTCCAAATTGATTTTATA is part of the Crassaminicella profunda genome and encodes:
- the aroF gene encoding 3-deoxy-7-phosphoheptulonate synthase gives rise to the protein MVIVIRPKTAQEDIEKIKRKMESLGCEVYETIGENRQILGLVGDTSKIDPDLIKANRYVEKVMHVQEPYKKVNRLFHPEDSIINIGNSSIGGEKLAVIAGPCSVENEEQIITIAEQVKSSGATFLRGGAFKPRTSPYSFQGLREEGLELLKLAREKTGLPIVTELMTTDYIDKFIEDVDVIQIGARNMQNFDLLKEVGKTDKPILLKRGMSATIEELLMAAEYIMSEGNEKVILCERGVRTFEKYTRNTLDLSAIPVIKKLSHLPVIVDPSHAGGLWWLVEPLAKAAITVGADGLMIEVHNDPSNAKCDGQQSITPERFGSLMKSLKKIAEIENRKL
- the aroF gene encoding 3-deoxy-7-phosphoheptulonate synthase, with the protein product MIIVMRPKTSQSEIEKIKRKMKSLGCEIHESKGQNYHLLGLVGDTSKIDPNQIQANRNVEKLIFVQEPYKKANRLFHPEDTLISVNDKTIGGDGFTIIAGPCSVESEEQIVSIAEEIKEIGASFLRGGAYKPRTSPYSFQGLMDEGLELLKTARRETGLPIVTELMSPYLIEKFVEDVDVIQIGARNMQNFDLLKEVGRTNKPILLKRGMSATIEELLMAAEYIMSEGNERIILCERGIRTFEKYTRNTLDISAIPIIKKLSHLPVIVDPSHAAGLWWLVEPLAKAAVAVGADGLMIEVHNDPTNALCDGQQSIKPKKLKSLVKSIRDMANLVGKEIR